One window of Candidatus Microthrix subdominans genomic DNA carries:
- the rpsK gene encoding 30S ribosomal protein S11, translating to MAKPQAGARRPRRRERKNVTHGIVHIKSSFNNTIIAISDQEGNILSWASGGNVGFKGSRKSTPYAAQMAAEQAGRKAMEHGVRRVDVMVKGPGSGRETAIRSIQTLGIEVIGIKDVTPVPHNGCKLPKRRRQ from the coding sequence ATGGCCAAGCCACAAGCCGGCGCACGGAGACCCCGCCGTCGTGAGCGCAAGAACGTCACTCACGGCATCGTGCACATCAAGTCATCATTCAACAACACGATCATCGCCATCTCCGACCAGGAGGGCAACATCCTGTCGTGGGCGTCGGGCGGAAACGTGGGCTTCAAGGGCTCCCGCAAGTCCACCCCGTATGCCGCTCAGATGGCCGCCGAACAGGCCGGCCGCAAGGCGATGGAGCACGGCGTTCGTCGCGTGGACGTGATGGTGAAGGGCCCCGGCTCAGGCCGCGAAACCGCCATCCGGTCCATCCAAACCCTCGGCATCGAAGTTATCGGTATCAAGGATGTCACCCCCGTACCCCACAACGGTTGCAAGCTGCCCAAGCGGCGCCGTCAGTAG
- a CDS encoding adenylate kinase — MRLVIFGRQGAGKGTQSKLLAEHFGVPHISTGDIFRAAISAGTEIGLAAKAIMDRGDLVPDDVLRGIVAERLAQSDAADGWLLDGFPRTPTQADDLDQIADPPLDLAINLEVPEDVVVERISSRRVCKAEGHIYTANDPSARSGICEVDGSAVVQRDDDTESAVRHRLEVYAEQTEPLLARYGESNRLVTVDGAGAVADVAGRVVTGINDGLAR, encoded by the coding sequence ATGAGGTTGGTGATCTTCGGTCGACAGGGTGCCGGTAAGGGAACCCAGTCCAAGCTGCTCGCCGAGCATTTCGGCGTGCCACACATCTCCACCGGCGACATCTTTCGGGCTGCGATTTCGGCGGGAACCGAAATCGGCCTGGCTGCGAAAGCGATCATGGACCGGGGCGACCTGGTACCCGACGACGTGCTGCGCGGCATCGTCGCCGAACGGCTTGCTCAGAGCGACGCCGCCGACGGGTGGCTGCTCGACGGCTTCCCCCGCACGCCCACCCAAGCCGACGACCTCGACCAGATCGCCGACCCGCCGCTCGACCTGGCGATCAACCTCGAGGTTCCCGAAGACGTCGTCGTCGAGCGCATCAGCTCGCGGCGGGTGTGCAAGGCCGAGGGCCACATTTACACGGCGAACGATCCGTCCGCCCGTTCGGGCATCTGTGAGGTCGACGGCAGCGCCGTCGTCCAGCGCGATGACGACACCGAGTCCGCAGTGCGTCACCGCCTGGAGGTCTACGCCGAGCAGACCGAGCCGCTCCTCGCCCGCTACGGCGAGTCGAACCGCCTGGTGACCGTCGACGGAGCCGGCGCTGTCGCCGACGTCGCAGGTCGCGTCGTCACGGGGATCAACGACGGGTTGGCCCGATGA
- a CDS encoding sigma-70 family RNA polymerase sigma factor, whose product MSDPRGHAGSEYEQMDPELAALSDAALVVAVGRYDEAALRELYRRHGDAVFGLANRVICDRHIAEEVLQDTFVRLWNSPERFDPERGTLRTYLLRMTHSRSVDRIRSEQARRDREERHEVDLATTRPPADIEREAWEMIRSDNIRNALEELSASERDAIVLAYFGGRTYREVATQLSIPEGTAKSRIRLGLAKLASHLEAAGLGVQT is encoded by the coding sequence ATGAGTGATCCACGAGGCCACGCAGGCTCGGAGTACGAGCAGATGGACCCGGAACTCGCAGCTCTCTCCGACGCCGCCCTTGTGGTCGCAGTCGGCCGATACGACGAGGCGGCGCTGCGCGAGCTGTACCGCCGACACGGCGACGCGGTGTTCGGCCTGGCAAACCGGGTGATCTGCGACCGCCATATCGCCGAAGAGGTGCTTCAAGACACCTTTGTTCGGCTGTGGAACTCGCCCGAACGCTTTGACCCCGAGCGGGGCACGCTGCGCACCTACCTGCTTCGCATGACCCACAGCCGTTCGGTCGATCGGATCCGGAGCGAGCAGGCCCGGCGCGATCGGGAAGAGCGCCACGAGGTGGACCTGGCCACCACCAGGCCGCCCGCCGATATTGAACGGGAGGCGTGGGAGATGATCCGGTCCGACAACATCCGTAACGCCCTCGAAGAGCTTTCCGCATCTGAGCGCGACGCGATCGTGCTCGCTTACTTCGGCGGCCGCACCTACCGGGAGGTCGCCACCCAATTGTCCATCCCCGAGGGAACGGCCAAAAGCCGTATCCGCCTCGGCCTCGCCAAGCTCGCCTCCCACCTGGAAGCGGCTGGACTAGGAGTGCAGACATGA
- a CDS encoding ATP-binding protein — protein MSPTSTLTPSITPELTATLRRLKLGQLIDTLPERLALAKSSKMSYAEFLQLLLADEVSRRDTTSAARKAKAAGLDQRMRLEHWDATANVTYNQAILDELASLRFVDAGQNALIIGPVGVGKTFLAVALGHTAIRRGKSVHFERSDRLFKRLRIARLDNTLDVELRKLLRVDLLIIDDYALTASDASATNDFYDLVVERHRRASTVITSNRDPSEWLALLADQLLAQSAIDRFASAAFELVIDGESYRDRQKPRLTPPPAD, from the coding sequence ATGAGCCCCACCAGCACCCTGACCCCGTCGATCACCCCCGAACTGACCGCAACACTGCGCCGGCTGAAACTCGGTCAACTGATCGACACGCTCCCCGAACGGCTGGCGTTGGCCAAGTCCTCGAAGATGTCTTATGCCGAGTTCCTCCAGCTGTTGTTGGCCGACGAAGTGTCCCGCCGTGACACCACCTCGGCGGCCCGAAAAGCCAAAGCCGCCGGGCTCGATCAGCGGATGCGCCTGGAGCACTGGGACGCCACCGCGAACGTCACCTACAACCAGGCGATCCTCGACGAACTCGCCAGCCTCCGGTTTGTTGACGCCGGCCAGAACGCTTTGATCATCGGACCGGTCGGTGTCGGCAAAACGTTCCTCGCCGTCGCCCTCGGGCACACCGCCATCCGGCGGGGGAAATCGGTCCATTTCGAACGGTCCGACCGGCTGTTCAAACGGCTCCGGATCGCGAGGCTCGACAACACCCTCGACGTCGAGCTCCGCAAACTCCTCCGCGTCGATCTACTGATCATCGACGACTATGCGCTCACCGCCTCCGACGCATCAGCGACCAACGACTTCTACGACCTGGTCGTCGAACGACACCGGCGAGCATCCACGGTCATCACCTCAAACAGGGACCCGTCTGAATGGTTGGCTCTCCTCGCCGACCAGCTCCTCGCCCAATCAGCGATCGACCGGTTCGCGTCCGCCGCGTTCGAACTCGTCATCGACGGGGAAAGCTACCGGGACCGACAGAAACCCCGGCTCACACCACCGCCTGCCGACTAA
- a CDS encoding anti-sigma factor — translation MTGNFGGGAPDGAGADDSIESLLGAYALDAVSGDERLQVDMLLERSPSARAELATMQVAVDALAAEAASAPPIGTWDRLRDRLAETGAESGTGSAPSVDALFPDGALSIPPGVRSSDRRTDEASDGGRDQASADADADGALDAARDEMVDVRREPTPVDELAQRRSARSGAVAGDPGRRATRVGGVRGWALAAAAAAVVAVLMLGGLVVRQGTRIDNLSSEMASGGIERSAQQALADPSSELVDLTGGDLKVNVRAAVTEDGTGYLFAEDLPELPAGQTYQLWAARDDNVVSVGVLGRRPMVSAFQTATDAKALAISVETEGGVVTSDHDPVAVGEFS, via the coding sequence ATGACTGGCAACTTCGGCGGCGGTGCACCAGACGGTGCCGGCGCCGACGACTCGATCGAGAGCCTCTTGGGGGCCTACGCCCTTGACGCCGTGTCCGGGGACGAACGTCTCCAGGTCGACATGTTGCTCGAGCGTTCCCCCAGCGCACGGGCAGAACTGGCCACCATGCAGGTCGCCGTCGATGCGCTGGCGGCCGAGGCCGCTTCGGCCCCACCGATCGGGACGTGGGACCGACTGCGCGACCGCCTCGCTGAAACCGGTGCTGAGAGCGGCACGGGCTCGGCGCCATCGGTCGACGCGCTCTTCCCCGACGGCGCGCTCAGCATCCCACCCGGTGTGCGGTCGTCCGATCGCCGGACGGACGAAGCCTCCGATGGGGGCCGTGACCAGGCCTCCGCCGATGCCGATGCCGATGGGGCATTAGATGCCGCGCGGGACGAGATGGTCGACGTCAGGCGTGAGCCAACCCCGGTGGACGAGCTCGCCCAACGTCGTTCGGCTCGTTCCGGTGCGGTCGCCGGCGACCCAGGTCGGCGGGCGACCCGGGTTGGCGGCGTGCGGGGCTGGGCGCTCGCTGCGGCAGCAGCGGCCGTCGTGGCCGTCCTGATGCTCGGCGGTCTGGTCGTGCGACAGGGAACCCGCATCGACAACCTCTCGTCCGAGATGGCGTCGGGTGGCATCGAGCGCTCCGCCCAACAGGCCCTGGCCGATCCATCCTCGGAGTTGGTCGATCTGACCGGCGGTGACCTGAAGGTCAACGTACGGGCCGCCGTCACCGAGGACGGCACCGGTTATCTGTTCGCCGAGGATCTACCCGAGCTGCCGGCCGGCCAGACGTACCAGCTGTGGGCCGCCCGCGACGACAATGTCGTCTCGGTCGGGGTGCTCGGCCGGCGACCGATGGTCAGCGCTTTTCAGACCGCCACCGATGCCAAGGCGTTGGCGATATCCGTTGAAACCGAGGGTGGAGTGGTGACCTCGGACCACGACCCGGTCGCCGTCGGCGAATTCAGCTGA
- a CDS encoding molybdopterin-dependent oxidoreductase: MPPSHGRSTGALPGPTSVLLSAPLARSRTAATDTTAGTPTPKPSGPNHPSRSPGTDPPGEAIEHPSRPSQHTRTQSRDGRRGNHHHPADLNDPSQVVPCSWRSPGPYQLAHDRLVAGAASGLIAAGAALGVAELIAAFFPSVQSPVLSVGNVVVDNVPSWAKDFAIRTFGENDKTALIIGTTIFLFLFAAVIGVITTKRRIAAPIGAALFGLVGAASALTRVGAGPLAVVPSIVGGIVAWLVMDLLLWPPQAADKVSESTDRRRFLVGSSLVVAGAAAAGGLGRVLSGVFKVSTNRDDIALPAPADPAVTLPSGVDPDIEGLTPFITPVDKFYRVDTALEVPRVNGDDWELKVQGMVDEERSYSLADLLDRKLVERTITLVCVSNQVGGTYASTAKWLGVPLAEILDEAGVQDGADQLLSRSVDNFTAGTPIETIYDGRDALLVVGMNGEPLPIERGFPARLIVPGLYGFVSATKWLAELNVTTFADEQAYWRKRDWAEQAPIKTFSRIDRPGGLGDKVEAGMVAVAGVAWDPHVGIDKVELKIDDGKWVQADLAPVPSADTWVQWSYGWKAVPGSHNIVVRATNADGETQTSDRVMPIPDGATGWQKIVVNVT; this comes from the coding sequence ATGCCGCCGTCGCACGGGCGCTCCACTGGGGCGCTTCCTGGGCCAACATCGGTGCTGCTCTCGGCACCACTCGCCAGGTCGCGCACCGCCGCTACCGACACCACCGCTGGGACCCCGACACCCAAACCGTCTGGACCGAACCACCCCTCCCGCTCACCCGGAACTGACCCGCCCGGCGAGGCCATCGAACACCCCAGCCGCCCTTCGCAGCACACCCGCACGCAGTCCCGCGACGGCCGCCGGGGCAACCATCATCACCCCGCCGACCTCAACGACCCCTCACAAGTGGTCCCATGCAGCTGGCGCAGCCCTGGTCCCTATCAACTGGCGCATGACAGATTAGTCGCCGGCGCAGCCTCCGGTTTGATCGCAGCGGGCGCCGCACTCGGCGTCGCCGAGCTGATCGCAGCGTTCTTTCCCTCGGTGCAGTCCCCGGTGCTGTCCGTGGGCAACGTCGTCGTCGACAACGTGCCCAGCTGGGCCAAAGACTTCGCCATCCGGACGTTCGGCGAGAACGACAAGACGGCGCTGATCATCGGCACGACGATCTTTCTGTTCCTCTTCGCCGCCGTGATCGGCGTGATCACCACCAAGCGGCGCATCGCCGCACCGATCGGTGCCGCCCTCTTCGGCCTCGTCGGTGCGGCTTCGGCATTGACCCGGGTTGGTGCCGGCCCGCTCGCCGTCGTTCCCAGCATCGTCGGGGGGATCGTGGCATGGCTGGTCATGGACCTGCTGCTGTGGCCGCCCCAGGCGGCCGACAAGGTTTCCGAGTCCACCGACCGCCGTCGCTTTCTGGTCGGCTCCTCCCTCGTCGTCGCTGGTGCGGCCGCGGCCGGTGGTCTCGGGAGGGTGTTGTCCGGGGTGTTCAAGGTGTCGACCAACCGGGACGACATTGCACTCCCAGCGCCCGCTGATCCGGCCGTCACGCTGCCCTCGGGCGTCGACCCCGACATTGAGGGTCTCACCCCGTTTATCACTCCAGTCGACAAGTTCTATCGGGTCGATACCGCCCTCGAGGTCCCCCGGGTGAACGGCGACGACTGGGAACTCAAGGTGCAGGGCATGGTTGACGAGGAGCGCAGCTACTCCCTCGCCGATCTACTCGACCGCAAGCTGGTGGAGCGCACCATCACGTTGGTGTGCGTCTCCAATCAGGTGGGCGGCACCTATGCCAGCACCGCCAAGTGGTTGGGTGTCCCCCTCGCCGAGATCCTCGACGAGGCGGGCGTTCAGGACGGCGCCGACCAGCTGCTCAGCCGCTCGGTCGACAACTTCACCGCCGGAACCCCGATCGAGACAATCTACGACGGCCGCGACGCCCTGCTGGTCGTCGGCATGAACGGCGAACCTCTCCCGATCGAGCGGGGATTCCCAGCTCGGCTGATCGTTCCCGGCCTGTACGGCTTTGTGTCGGCCACTAAGTGGTTGGCCGAACTGAACGTGACCACCTTCGCCGACGAGCAGGCCTACTGGCGCAAGCGTGACTGGGCTGAGCAGGCCCCCATCAAGACGTTCAGCCGCATCGACCGCCCCGGCGGTCTCGGCGACAAGGTTGAAGCCGGCATGGTGGCGGTGGCCGGCGTCGCTTGGGACCCTCACGTCGGGATCGACAAGGTCGAGCTCAAGATCGATGACGGGAAATGGGTCCAAGCCGACCTCGCCCCCGTTCCCTCCGCTGACACCTGGGTCCAGTGGTCCTACGGCTGGAAAGCCGTCCCAGGCAGTCACAACATCGTCGTCCGGGCAACCAATGCCGATGGCGAAACCCAGACGTCCGACCGGGTCATGCCCATCCCCGATGGTGCAACCGGCTGGCAAAAGATCGTGGTGAACGTGACATGA
- the rplQ gene encoding 50S ribosomal protein L17 → MKGTPTKGKRLGGSAKHQRLMLANLVSSLMAAERIVTTEAKAKALRPVAEKVITKAAKGGLHNHRQILAFLNDTEIADTLMEDIGPRYADRPGGYTRILKLDDKRKGDNAPMAIIELV, encoded by the coding sequence ATGAAGGGCACGCCAACCAAAGGCAAGCGGCTTGGCGGCTCTGCCAAGCACCAGCGACTGATGCTGGCCAACCTCGTGTCGTCGCTGATGGCGGCCGAGCGCATCGTCACCACGGAGGCCAAGGCCAAGGCGCTGCGCCCGGTGGCCGAGAAGGTGATCACCAAGGCCGCCAAGGGTGGCCTGCACAATCACCGCCAAATCCTCGCCTTCCTCAACGACACCGAGATCGCCGACACGCTGATGGAAGATATCGGTCCGCGCTACGCCGACCGTCCGGGCGGTTACACCCGCATCCTCAAGCTGGATGACAAGCGCAAGGGTGACAACGCGCCGATGGCGATCATCGAACTGGTCTGA
- the rpsM gene encoding 30S ribosomal protein S13, whose translation MARIAGVDIPREKRLVISLTYIYGVGPNQASAILEAIGLPEDTRVRDLTEAEVSQLRTYIEANLKVEGDLRREVQQNIKRKMEIGSYQGLRHRRGLPVRGQRTHTNARTRKGPKKTVAGKKKVRK comes from the coding sequence ATGGCACGCATTGCTGGAGTGGACATTCCCCGCGAGAAGCGGTTGGTGATCTCACTCACTTATATCTACGGGGTCGGGCCCAACCAGGCTTCCGCGATCCTGGAGGCCATCGGCCTTCCCGAGGACACCCGCGTGCGGGACCTCACCGAGGCCGAGGTCAGCCAGCTCCGCACCTACATCGAGGCCAACCTGAAGGTGGAAGGCGACCTGCGCCGTGAGGTGCAGCAGAACATCAAGCGCAAGATGGAGATCGGCTCCTACCAGGGCCTGCGCCATCGGCGGGGCCTGCCGGTCCGGGGCCAGCGCACCCACACCAACGCTCGCACCCGCAAGGGTCCGAAGAAGACCGTGGCCGGTAAGAAGAAGGTCCGCAAGTAG
- the rpmJ gene encoding 50S ribosomal protein L36, translating to MKVQTSVKRMCEKCTVIRRGGTVRVICENPRHKQRQG from the coding sequence ATGAAGGTTCAAACCAGCGTGAAGCGCATGTGTGAGAAGTGCACGGTCATCCGTCGAGGTGGCACCGTGCGCGTGATCTGCGAGAACCCGCGTCACAAGCAGCGGCAAGGCTGA
- the truA gene encoding tRNA pseudouridine(38-40) synthase TruA, producing the protein MTRWRLDVAYDGSGFRGFAVNIGIRSVAGELNAALGRMCGHDVTVTCAGRTDAGVHARGQVVHFDTDKEGLEAARLMRSLNRMLGPEIAVTDAQIVPTTFDARFSATWRRYRYSVVTSVWVDPQVARFVWHREGELDPSPMATAAQAFVGRHDFSTFCRRTPPAPGQVERSRVRNLHEFDVRCDGPHRLDFWVLASSFCHHQVRSMVGTLVQVGEGRRNVDSVARALESLDRQQCGPVAPAEGLTLWQAGYG; encoded by the coding sequence ATGACGCGGTGGCGGCTTGACGTTGCCTATGACGGTTCCGGGTTTCGGGGCTTTGCGGTCAACATCGGCATCCGCAGCGTCGCCGGCGAGCTCAATGCCGCCCTGGGCCGCATGTGCGGGCACGATGTGACGGTCACCTGCGCTGGTCGCACCGACGCCGGCGTCCACGCCCGTGGTCAGGTGGTGCACTTCGACACCGACAAGGAGGGCCTCGAAGCGGCCCGCCTGATGCGATCGCTCAACCGTATGCTCGGGCCGGAAATCGCCGTCACCGATGCCCAGATCGTGCCGACGACGTTCGACGCCCGCTTCTCGGCAACGTGGCGTCGCTACCGCTATTCGGTGGTCACTTCGGTTTGGGTCGACCCGCAGGTGGCGCGCTTCGTCTGGCACCGGGAGGGCGAACTCGATCCGTCCCCGATGGCCACGGCGGCCCAGGCCTTCGTCGGCCGTCATGACTTTTCGACGTTCTGTCGCCGGACCCCTCCGGCTCCCGGTCAGGTGGAACGCTCACGTGTGAGAAACCTGCACGAGTTCGACGTCCGGTGTGACGGGCCGCACCGGTTGGACTTCTGGGTTCTGGCCAGCTCGTTCTGTCATCACCAGGTGCGCTCGATGGTCGGCACGCTCGTTCAAGTGGGGGAGGGGCGGCGTAACGTGGACTCGGTAGCCCGGGCGCTCGAGTCGCTGGACCGCCAGCAGTGTGGTCCGGTGGCGCCGGCGGAGGGATTGACGCTGTGGCAGGCCGGTTACGGATGA
- the secY gene encoding preprotein translocase subunit SecY, producing MFSSLRNLFKIPELRNKIFFTLFILALYRLGSYIPAPGIDQSAVAAIKSQAEQGGVLSYLQLFSGNALTQFAIFALGIMPYITASIILQILGVVIPKLEEWQQQGAVGQRKITQWTRYVTIGIAVLQSTGFVYLFQNGGGGLTSNENISLVTNFNLGTLSLIVLTFTAGTALLMWMGELITQRGIGNGMSLIIFSSVVSAFPSVGASLRASNGWFAVLLVSGVAVLLLIFIIYIENGVRKIPVQFAKRQVGRRMYGGQSTYIPLKVNQAGVIPIIFASAFLQMPVLLVNVLPKSGWGDAVRRWIDGNLVQAASPVYLGIFGLLIFGFSYFYTSIAFDPVQQADNLRKQGGFIPGIRPGPQTERYLAKVLNRITFPGALFIAFLALAPTIIVVMIVGRANSGIAFSIGGASLLIAVGVALELMKQIDGQLMLRNYEGFLSNKPEKR from the coding sequence CGCAACCTCTTCAAGATACCGGAGCTCCGGAACAAGATTTTCTTCACCTTGTTCATTTTGGCGCTCTATCGGCTGGGTTCATACATCCCCGCGCCCGGTATCGATCAGTCGGCCGTCGCAGCGATCAAGTCGCAGGCCGAACAGGGTGGGGTGCTCAGCTATCTCCAGCTGTTTTCGGGTAACGCGTTGACGCAGTTTGCCATCTTCGCTTTGGGCATCATGCCGTACATCACAGCGTCGATCATCCTGCAGATCCTCGGCGTGGTCATCCCCAAGCTGGAGGAGTGGCAACAGCAGGGGGCGGTCGGGCAACGCAAGATCACGCAGTGGACCCGCTATGTCACGATCGGCATCGCCGTGCTGCAGAGCACGGGCTTCGTCTATCTGTTCCAGAACGGTGGCGGCGGGCTGACGTCGAACGAGAACATCTCCCTCGTCACCAACTTCAACCTGGGCACCCTGTCGCTGATCGTCTTGACGTTCACCGCCGGCACCGCCCTGCTGATGTGGATGGGCGAGCTGATCACCCAGCGGGGGATTGGCAACGGCATGTCGCTGATCATCTTCAGCTCGGTCGTCTCGGCCTTTCCATCGGTCGGCGCCAGCCTGCGGGCCTCCAACGGATGGTTCGCCGTGCTGCTGGTGTCCGGCGTGGCCGTGTTGCTGCTGATCTTCATCATCTACATCGAGAACGGTGTCCGGAAGATTCCGGTGCAGTTCGCCAAGCGTCAGGTGGGTCGCCGCATGTACGGGGGCCAGAGCACCTACATCCCCCTGAAGGTCAACCAGGCGGGCGTGATCCCGATCATCTTTGCTTCCGCTTTCCTGCAGATGCCCGTCCTCTTGGTCAACGTCCTGCCCAAGAGTGGGTGGGGCGATGCGGTGCGGCGCTGGATCGACGGCAACCTGGTGCAGGCGGCCTCGCCGGTCTACCTGGGCATCTTCGGGCTGCTGATCTTCGGTTTCAGCTACTTCTACACGTCGATCGCTTTCGACCCCGTGCAACAGGCCGACAACCTGCGCAAGCAGGGTGGCTTCATCCCCGGCATCCGACCCGGCCCCCAGACCGAGCGCTACCTCGCCAAGGTGCTCAACCGGATCACCTTCCCCGGAGCGCTGTTCATCGCCTTCCTGGCGCTGGCGCCGACCATCATCGTCGTCATGATCGTGGGACGGGCCAACTCGGGCATTGCCTTCTCGATCGGTGGCGCCTCGCTGCTCATCGCCGTCGGCGTGGCCCTCGAGCTGATGAAGCAGATCGATGGCCAGCTGATGCTGCGCAACTACGAGGGCTTCCTGTCGAACAAGCCGGAGAAGCGCTGA
- a CDS encoding DNA-directed RNA polymerase subunit alpha, which produces MLVIQRPTVEALDEGDDTRQQFAIGPLEPGFGHTLGNSLRRTLLSSIPGAAVTSVRFDDALHEFDTIRGVAEDVTDIILNLKDVVVSSESDAPVVVRLDVAGPTTVTAGNIRTTDEVVVLNGELPLATINEDGQLAMELTIERGRGYSPADSTKGNTTIGAIPIDAIFSPVRRVSFIVEPTRVEQSTNFDRLVLDVETDGSLSPRDALASAGATLTGLVQLVAELTDEPEGLELGDLAPAAGVSPDLELPIEDLELSERPRNCLKRAQVNTVGELLSKTPDDLLAITNFGQKSLDEVLVKLDERGLSLNSRELG; this is translated from the coding sequence ATGCTCGTGATCCAACGACCCACGGTCGAAGCCCTCGACGAGGGCGACGACACCCGGCAGCAATTTGCCATCGGCCCCCTTGAACCCGGCTTCGGGCACACGTTGGGCAACTCGCTTCGCCGCACCCTGCTGTCGTCGATCCCCGGAGCGGCCGTTACTTCGGTTCGCTTCGATGACGCACTGCACGAGTTCGACACGATTCGAGGCGTCGCCGAGGACGTCACCGACATCATCTTGAACCTCAAAGATGTCGTCGTCAGCTCCGAGTCCGACGCCCCGGTGGTCGTGCGCCTCGATGTCGCCGGTCCCACCACGGTGACCGCCGGCAACATCCGCACCACCGACGAGGTCGTGGTACTCAACGGCGAACTGCCGCTGGCCACGATCAACGAGGACGGCCAGCTGGCGATGGAGCTCACCATCGAACGCGGCCGCGGCTATTCGCCCGCCGACTCGACCAAGGGCAACACCACGATCGGGGCCATCCCGATCGATGCGATCTTTTCGCCGGTGCGCCGCGTGTCGTTCATCGTCGAGCCCACCCGGGTGGAGCAGTCGACCAACTTCGACCGCCTGGTGCTCGACGTCGAGACCGACGGCTCGCTGTCGCCCCGCGACGCCCTGGCCTCGGCCGGCGCCACGCTGACCGGTCTGGTTCAGCTGGTCGCCGAGTTGACCGACGAGCCGGAAGGCTTGGAGCTGGGCGACCTGGCCCCGGCGGCCGGCGTGTCGCCCGACCTCGAGTTGCCGATCGAAGATCTCGAGCTGTCCGAGCGACCCCGCAACTGCCTCAAGCGCGCTCAGGTCAACACGGTAGGCGAGCTGCTGTCGAAGACCCCCGATGATCTGCTGGCCATTACCAACTTCGGACAGAAGTCCCTCGACGAGGTTCTTGTGAAGCTCGACGAGCGGGGCCTGTCCCTCAACTCCCGGGAGCTCGGATGA
- the infA gene encoding translation initiation factor IF-1: MPKSKEDAIVMEGTVNESLPNAMFRVELENGHEVLAHISGKMRMHYIRILPGDKVQVELTPYDLTRGRITYRYK, encoded by the coding sequence CTGCCGAAGTCCAAAGAAGACGCCATCGTCATGGAAGGCACCGTCAACGAATCGCTGCCCAATGCGATGTTTCGCGTCGAGTTGGAAAACGGGCACGAAGTGTTGGCTCACATCTCCGGAAAGATGCGTATGCACTACATCCGCATCCTGCCCGGGGACAAGGTGCAGGTCGAACTCACCCCTTACGACCTCACCCGGGGTCGTATCACGTACCGCTACAAGTAG
- the rpsD gene encoding 30S ribosomal protein S4 has translation MSRYTGPRARVSRRLGTNIWGTKGEVLAMEKRPYPPGQHGRTRRRGNVSEYLLQLQEKQKARFTYGMTEKQFRRLYEEASGRPGVTGETLLVYCELRVDNVVYRSGLAATRPQARQLVSHGHFEVNGRRVHTPSYRLRKGDVVTLREKSREMITITWNKDTLDRAAPAWLERGENHNSITVRELPVREQIDVPVREQLIVELYSK, from the coding sequence ATGTCCCGCTACACAGGACCCCGAGCGCGCGTCTCTCGCCGACTCGGCACCAACATCTGGGGAACCAAGGGCGAGGTTCTCGCCATGGAGAAGCGCCCCTACCCCCCAGGCCAGCACGGGCGAACCCGTCGCCGAGGCAACGTCTCGGAGTACTTGCTTCAGCTTCAGGAGAAGCAGAAGGCTCGCTTCACTTACGGCATGACCGAGAAGCAGTTCCGCCGGCTCTACGAGGAGGCCTCCGGCCGCCCCGGCGTGACCGGCGAAACGCTGTTGGTCTATTGCGAGCTGCGCGTCGACAACGTCGTGTACCGCTCCGGCTTGGCGGCCACCCGCCCCCAGGCCCGCCAGCTGGTCAGCCACGGTCACTTCGAGGTGAACGGTCGCCGGGTGCACACGCCCAGCTACCGCCTCCGCAAGGGTGACGTCGTGACGCTCCGGGAAAAGAGCCGTGAGATGATCACGATCACCTGGAACAAGGACACCCTCGACCGCGCCGCTCCCGCATGGCTTGAGCGTGGCGAAAACCACAACTCGATCACCGTGCGCGAGCTGCCGGTGCGCGAGCAGATCGACGTGCCGGTGCGCGAGCAGCTCATCGTCGAGCTCTACTCCAAGTAA